Proteins encoded in a region of the Methanobrevibacter millerae genome:
- a CDS encoding ketopantoate reductase family protein produces the protein MNILIIGSGAVGIGLGSSLLSQGENVSFLASKKTASKMREDGIKRTGLFTNYSFNPKEFNIYKGYEEIPKNSFDYVLVASKTVSNSEISAKLDMHRDILKNDFTILICQNGFGNDEAYLKYFKTSEVYCARIITGFARPERNISEITVYTEPMLLGSLQGEDISHLQEIADRITASGLNCELTEELDKYLWAKMLYNCSLNPLESILDVTYGKLTENEYTIEIMNKIIDEIFNVLEASPYSTLWKSPDEYRDLFYSKLVPDTYNHYSSTHNDIKRKIKTEIDSLNGKVIELGEKYDVDVSTNRIIYNLIKAIESDF, from the coding sequence ATGAATATACTGATAATAGGTTCCGGAGCTGTAGGGATTGGACTTGGAAGTTCACTCCTGTCACAGGGAGAAAATGTATCATTTCTTGCAAGCAAAAAAACTGCAAGCAAAATGAGGGAAGATGGAATTAAAAGAACAGGCTTATTTACAAACTACTCTTTCAATCCAAAAGAATTCAATATCTATAAAGGTTATGAAGAGATTCCAAAAAATTCATTTGACTATGTGCTTGTTGCAAGTAAAACTGTATCCAACAGTGAAATCAGTGCAAAATTAGATATGCATAGAGACATATTGAAAAATGATTTTACAATACTGATTTGTCAAAACGGATTTGGAAACGATGAGGCATACTTAAAATACTTCAAGACATCAGAAGTCTACTGTGCACGTATAATTACTGGATTTGCAAGGCCTGAGAGAAACATAAGCGAGATAACGGTTTACACAGAACCAATGCTTTTGGGATCTCTTCAGGGTGAAGACATCTCCCATCTGCAGGAAATAGCTGACAGGATTACTGCATCCGGATTAAATTGTGAACTGACAGAAGAGCTGGACAAGTACCTTTGGGCAAAGATGCTGTATAACTGTAGCTTAAACCCATTGGAATCAATACTGGATGTTACATACGGAAAGCTGACTGAAAATGAATACACCATTGAAATAATGAATAAAATCATTGATGAGATATTCAATGTCCTTGAGGCTTCCCCATATTCAACTTTATGGAAGAGCCCTGATGAATACAGAGACCTGTTCTACTCAAAACTAGTTCCGGACACATACAATCATTACTCATCAACCCATAATGACATTAAAAGAAAAATAAAAACTGAAATAGACTCATTAAATGGAAAAGTAATAGAACTTGGAGAAAAATACGATGTTGATGTAAGTACAAACAGAATCATCTATAACCTAATCAAAGCAATAGAAAGTGATTTCTAA
- a CDS encoding zinc ribbon domain-containing protein, which produces MICPKCKEVYEDGSVFCVSCGTRLVSEDFKVSEGDPIKRHSSRFKTSKPKNEPKDVPEMENKQEIKKETDSQFQLSNISNDNKLDILIIQNKELIKQNNRIIELLEKLAN; this is translated from the coding sequence ATGATTTGTCCAAAATGTAAGGAAGTATATGAAGACGGAAGTGTATTTTGCGTATCCTGCGGAACACGCCTGGTATCTGAAGATTTTAAGGTTTCCGAAGGAGATCCAATAAAAAGACATTCATCACGTTTCAAAACTTCAAAACCAAAAAATGAACCTAAAGATGTACCCGAAATGGAAAATAAACAAGAAATCAAAAAAGAAACAGACAGTCAATTTCAATTAAGCAACATTTCAAATGACAATAAACTTGATATTCTAATTATACAAAACAAGGAACTGATTAAGCAAAACAATAGGATAATAGAGCTTTTAGAAAAACTTGCAAATTAG
- a CDS encoding SseB family protein, with amino-acid sequence MENTENLKNLTEKYIELEDNGASEEELHELAHEIDHAVFHAELYMILNKLEDETEIVALLIGEEEDDESFFIPVYTSEEEANKAIEFFKGQEGSGEFELDKGSGEEIIAAYTEDDDFLGLAINAPENGFVVFAETVHDCCDE; translated from the coding sequence ATGGAAAACACTGAAAATTTAAAAAACTTGACTGAAAAGTATATTGAACTTGAAGATAACGGAGCATCAGAAGAGGAATTACATGAACTTGCTCATGAAATAGACCATGCAGTATTCCATGCTGAATTATACATGATTTTAAATAAACTCGAAGATGAAACCGAAATCGTTGCATTGCTCATCGGTGAAGAAGAAGATGACGAAAGCTTTTTTATACCAGTGTACACCAGCGAAGAAGAAGCCAACAAAGCTATTGAATTCTTTAAAGGCCAGGAAGGAAGCGGCGAATTTGAACTTGACAAAGGTAGCGGTGAAGAAATTATTGCAGCATACACAGAAGATGATGATTTCTTAGGCCTTGCAATCAACGCACCGGAAAATGGATTTGTAGTATTTGCCGAAACCGTACATGACTGCTGTGACGAATAG
- the msrA gene encoding peptide-methionine (S)-S-oxide reductase MsrA — protein sequence MYKSQQVIYLSGGCFWGVEAYISRLKGVNQTEVGYANGRTHDPTYESVCSGKTGHSECVKVTYNPEIISLEEILEQYFRIIDPYSINRQGSDVGSQYKTGIYWQEPSQRSTVVKFLNKKQKEAPKKIAVEAHEIYGFYHAEEYHQKYLEKNPQGYCHVDLNQIDDKEFDHLTREEYQITQLALTEVPFSGKYDNFFEDGIYVDVVNGEVLFTSKDKFDSGCGWPAFSKPVNEDAIIKHRDFTHGMVRTEVRSSKANSHLGHEFNDGPNGTKRYCINSAALRFIPKEDLENEGYGEYLSLFDQKD from the coding sequence ATGTATAAATCTCAACAAGTCATTTATTTATCTGGTGGTTGCTTTTGGGGTGTTGAAGCATACATTTCAAGACTTAAAGGAGTTAATCAGACCGAAGTAGGATATGCGAACGGAAGAACACATGACCCTACATATGAAAGCGTTTGCAGTGGAAAAACAGGACACAGTGAATGCGTTAAAGTAACATACAATCCGGAAATCATTTCACTTGAAGAAATTTTAGAGCAATATTTCAGGATTATCGATCCATACAGCATCAACAGACAGGGTTCAGATGTTGGAAGCCAGTATAAAACAGGTATCTATTGGCAGGAACCTTCACAGCGAAGCACTGTTGTAAAGTTTTTAAACAAAAAGCAAAAGGAGGCACCCAAAAAAATAGCTGTTGAAGCCCATGAGATTTACGGTTTCTATCATGCTGAGGAATATCATCAGAAATATCTTGAGAAAAATCCACAGGGCTACTGTCATGTTGATTTAAATCAGATAGATGATAAAGAATTTGACCACTTGACTCGAGAAGAGTACCAAATAACACAGCTTGCTTTAACAGAAGTACCATTTAGTGGAAAATATGATAACTTTTTTGAAGATGGTATATATGTAGATGTTGTAAATGGTGAAGTTCTCTTCACTTCAAAGGACAAGTTTGATTCAGGATGCGGATGGCCTGCATTTTCAAAGCCAGTAAATGAAGATGCAATAATAAAGCACAGGGACTTCACCCATGGAATGGTTAGAACTGAAGTGAGAAGCAGTAAGGCCAACTCACATTTAGGCCATGAATTCAATGACGGACCGAACGGAACAAAAAGATATTGCATAAACTCAGCAGCATTAAGATTTATCCCGAAAGAGGATTTGGAAAATGAAGGCTATGGTGAGTATTTAAGCTTATTTGACCAAAAAGATTAA
- a CDS encoding Mrp/NBP35 family ATP-binding protein — protein MAENPHHGHGHGHGHGGQMTPEQQKQMIEQEIKLSRNLGQIKYKIAVMSGKGGVGKSTVAANLAETFQKLGFSTGILDADIHGPNIPKMLGLEGEDLFINENRNMVPVEAPSGLKVMSMAFMLDSIDTPIIWRGPQKSGSIKQLIAEVEWGPLDVLIIDNPPGTGDEPLTVLQTIPNLDAVVMVTTPNVVSQEDVLKCVKMVNMLNVENIGLVENMAYYICPHCGEKLNIFGEGDGETFSEEMEIEYLGDLPLTENVSDSPNKDGVVSTLDPDGEVSKRFEEFVGKINESFFKQE, from the coding sequence ATGGCAGAAAATCCACATCATGGTCACGGTCACGGACATGGCCACGGGGGTCAAATGACTCCTGAACAACAAAAGCAGATGATTGAGCAAGAAATCAAATTATCCAGAAATTTAGGTCAAATTAAATATAAAATAGCTGTTATGAGTGGAAAAGGAGGGGTTGGAAAATCAACCGTTGCAGCGAATCTTGCAGAAACTTTCCAGAAGTTAGGATTTTCCACAGGTATTTTAGATGCCGATATTCATGGACCAAACATTCCTAAAATGTTAGGTTTGGAAGGTGAAGATTTATTCATTAATGAAAACCGTAATATGGTTCCTGTTGAAGCTCCAAGCGGCTTGAAAGTAATGTCAATGGCATTCATGCTTGACAGCATTGACACTCCAATCATTTGGAGAGGACCTCAAAAATCAGGTTCAATCAAACAGTTAATTGCTGAAGTGGAATGGGGTCCGCTTGATGTATTAATTATAGATAACCCTCCAGGAACTGGAGATGAACCGTTAACAGTCTTGCAGACTATTCCAAATCTTGATGCTGTTGTTATGGTTACAACACCTAACGTTGTATCACAGGAAGATGTCTTGAAATGTGTAAAGATGGTTAACATGTTGAATGTGGAAAATATAGGTCTTGTCGAAAACATGGCATACTATATCTGTCCTCATTGCGGAGAAAAATTAAACATTTTCGGTGAAGGTGACGGTGAAACATTCTCCGAAGAAATGGAAATCGAATATCTTGGAGATTTGCCGTTGACTGAAAATGTAAGTGACTCACCAAACAAGGATGGTGTCGTATCAACACTTGACCCTGATGGTGAAGTTTCAAAAAGATTCGAAGAATTCGTTGGAAAAATCAATGAAAGTTTTTTTAAACAAGAGTAA
- a CDS encoding FAD-dependent oxidoreductase translates to MKVVIVGGGAGGISTASNLRKMDKNCEIVVLTRDDKVAYSPCAIPYVLSGTIKSFDDIVMRTPEDYKKKDIDIITEVEVTAVDSGKKTVTYESKSKSKTIKYDKLVLATGGNPFVPPMEGVDLEGVYQIRNIDDGIKVQEAIKDAKSAIVTGAGLIGIEIAFALMKQGLNVTLSEMMPQIVPRSLDKDMSDILVKYLEMEGINVVLGKPITKLIGDKKVEKACFDDEELIDADMVILATGVRAELDLARMAGCEIGRWAILVNDRMETSVEDIYAVGDCVESKDLILGFNTISQLGTTAVRESKTLARTICNKKSKFNPVLNSMVSKVGKLEFGAVGYTTSFAQQNRIRPVVQKVEALTRARYYPNAKPMDIKIICDGNGTIIGCQIIAEERVAERIDTMTLAITEGLTCFDLSNMEFAYAPPVSMVTDPLILAVEEVSKKFN, encoded by the coding sequence ATGAAAGTGGTAATTGTTGGTGGAGGAGCTGGAGGAATATCAACAGCTTCTAATCTTCGTAAAATGGATAAAAATTGTGAGATTGTTGTTCTTACAAGAGATGATAAGGTTGCATACTCACCGTGTGCTATTCCTTATGTTTTATCTGGAACAATTAAATCTTTTGATGATATTGTAATGAGAACTCCTGAAGACTATAAGAAAAAAGATATTGATATCATAACTGAAGTTGAAGTTACTGCAGTTGACAGTGGTAAAAAAACTGTTACTTACGAATCCAAATCTAAATCAAAAACTATTAAATATGATAAATTGGTTTTAGCTACTGGTGGAAATCCATTTGTGCCTCCAATGGAGGGTGTGGATTTGGAGGGTGTATATCAAATCAGAAATATTGATGATGGTATTAAAGTTCAGGAAGCTATCAAGGATGCTAAAAGTGCAATTGTAACCGGTGCCGGTTTAATAGGTATTGAAATTGCATTTGCATTAATGAAACAAGGTTTGAATGTTACATTAAGTGAAATGATGCCTCAAATCGTACCAAGGTCACTTGATAAGGACATGTCCGATATCTTGGTTAAATATCTTGAAATGGAAGGAATCAATGTTGTCTTAGGAAAACCGATTACCAAATTGATTGGTGATAAGAAAGTTGAAAAGGCATGCTTTGATGATGAAGAGTTAATCGATGCAGATATGGTCATTTTAGCTACTGGTGTCAGGGCTGAATTGGATCTGGCTAGAATGGCAGGCTGTGAAATTGGAAGATGGGCAATTCTTGTAAACGACAGAATGGAAACTTCAGTGGAAGATATCTATGCTGTGGGGGATTGTGTAGAATCCAAGGACTTGATTTTAGGATTTAATACAATTTCTCAATTGGGTACCACTGCGGTTCGTGAATCAAAAACATTGGCTCGTACAATCTGTAACAAAAAATCCAAATTCAATCCTGTATTAAATTCAATGGTTTCAAAAGTTGGAAAATTGGAATTTGGTGCAGTTGGATATACTACTAGTTTTGCTCAGCAAAATAGAATCAGGCCTGTTGTGCAAAAAGTCGAAGCATTAACAAGAGCACGTTATTATCCGAATGCAAAACCTATGGATATCAAAATTATTTGTGATGGAAATGGAACTATTATTGGTTGTCAAATCATAGCAGAGGAAAGGGTAGCTGAAAGAATTGATACTATGACATTAGCTATCACTGAAGGTTTAACCTGCTTTGATTTAAGCAATATGGAATTTGCTTATGCGCCACCAGTATCTATGGTTACAGATCCGTTAATACTTGCTGTTGAAGAAGTTAGTAAAAAATTCAATTAA
- a CDS encoding CatA-like O-acetyltransferase, translating into MKEIDFDLKNNPFINFKSSRYTMSARINVEKLWKFCKKNDYSFFILSLGCLINATNNVENLKRRIINDKTVEYDYLDGVTPIMNEELEIYREMRVKIPQEFEDIYKWHDYVKELSNKILNGEDDGFTLDMLERDYTNIANYSCIPWVDFDSITSCEVQGKQIQPLITWGKVNKDYKMTVSITVNHIFVVGRDLAYFYEYAQKEFDSFNL; encoded by the coding sequence ATGAAAGAAATTGATTTTGACTTAAAAAATAACCCATTTATTAACTTTAAATCTTCAAGATATACAATGTCTGCAAGAATTAATGTGGAAAAGCTATGGAAATTCTGTAAAAAAAATGACTATTCATTCTTTATATTAAGCCTTGGATGTTTGATTAATGCGACCAACAATGTTGAAAATCTAAAAAGAAGAATAATTAATGATAAAACAGTTGAATATGATTATCTTGATGGTGTGACTCCAATAATGAATGAAGAACTTGAAATATATAGGGAAATGAGAGTCAAAATACCTCAAGAATTTGAAGACATTTACAAATGGCACGATTATGTAAAAGAGTTATCCAATAAAATATTAAATGGAGAAGATGATGGATTTACACTTGATATGCTTGAAAGAGACTATACGAACATAGCAAACTATTCATGCATTCCATGGGTTGATTTTGATTCAATAACATCCTGTGAAGTACAAGGAAAACAAATCCAACCATTAATAACCTGGGGAAAAGTAAATAAAGATTATAAAATGACTGTATCAATTACTGTAAACCATATATTTGTTGTAGGGCGTGATCTTGCATATTTCTACGAATATGCTCAAAAAGAGTTTGATTCATTTAACTTATAA
- a CDS encoding zinc ribbon domain-containing protein, protein MKKCPECGEIGDDSSIFCQNCGNKLENIKIEL, encoded by the coding sequence ATGAAGAAATGTCCTGAATGTGGTGAAATTGGTGATGATTCATCAATTTTTTGTCAAAATTGTGGAAATAAGTTGGAAAACATTAAAATAGAACTGTAA
- a CDS encoding TIGR04076 family protein, whose amino-acid sequence MKKVKITILKTTLQDDLAKEYGIEGLSTCPLMSEGEIYYADYAKPEGFCDEAWKAIYQYVFALAHGVSEIWYYSDWIKTHGVAIVSCNDGLRPVIMKLEATDIEASPED is encoded by the coding sequence ATGAAAAAAGTTAAAATAACTATTTTAAAAACAACCCTTCAGGATGATCTTGCAAAGGAATATGGAATTGAAGGTCTTTCAACTTGTCCTTTGATGAGTGAAGGAGAAATATATTATGCTGATTATGCAAAGCCTGAGGGATTTTGTGATGAGGCATGGAAGGCAATTTATCAGTATGTTTTTGCCCTTGCACATGGTGTATCTGAGATTTGGTATTATTCAGACTGGATAAAGACTCATGGTGTTGCAATAGTTTCCTGCAATGATGGGTTAAGGCCAGTTATAATGAAGCTTGAAGCAACAGACATTGAAGCTTCACCGGAGGATTAG
- a CDS encoding Ig-like domain repeat protein, with protein sequence MTSDIENIASDDASGIEIRDSEYYDEVNDQYVYGETEITKNYTIADFDCCSFIIQEDGETVYAFRQDSPLNGYGVYVHSENWNGVKIIKQELDTVSTYFFHSIITEDGWVMGQGGSQYDSSSRRIEQYASTMYVNKDISADYLNRIKNVLSSYAYGHFVIKDPQGNYGIAFADRVVTGKLNIGQYMTIPNEIEYFDKGDYKKYSNNPVDAIIMVCSYDDSGLNRRNLYTYDYKAHDTENGVFYGIDMFVTNDNGHNVGLRTEKIVTHFYYEGTYYPASVVPQNPDKLYFGTKIFDNQYLGNVIDIDSSNLATVGYEKELHYTVNHLVAERTIAFELGENIDFVSANPTVGKYSYDSQNHMLYWIVPATKQAREITFKVMPKVTGNYNIHSYVISMDEDNDFAFNAIEPCAYLNANDVEKYVGGPQNLNIYLTDEYCNPLTGEKVSISINGQNYSRKITNNGYVSLAINLDAGEYDAKVSYDGGVRKNQTNVKVKVKTTLSGNDIVKYYKNDTQFYASFLDNEGNPLKNSDVQFNINGIFYIRKTNENGMAKLNINLNPNNYIITSINLATGERFANTITVKPVIIENKDLKMYYKDGSQFTVKVLDGYGNPLAGAKVTFNINGVFYERTTNENATAKLNINLAPGNYIITSTYNGGSVSNSIVVQERLVSSDLTMKYDDGSAFKVTVLDKEGNPSSEGGVVVFNINGIFYNRTIGTDGIAKLNINLLSGKYIITSYWNGYAKSNTITIKD encoded by the coding sequence ATGACATCTGACATAGAGAATATTGCCTCAGATGATGCATCAGGCATTGAAATTAGAGATTCTGAATATTATGATGAAGTAAATGACCAATATGTCTATGGCGAGACGGAAATTACAAAAAATTATACTATTGCTGATTTTGACTGTTGCTCTTTTATAATACAGGAAGATGGTGAAACGGTATATGCATTCAGACAGGATTCGCCCCTCAACGGTTATGGCGTATATGTTCATTCTGAAAATTGGAATGGGGTAAAAATCATAAAACAGGAACTTGATACGGTTTCAACGTACTTTTTCCATTCAATCATCACAGAGGACGGCTGGGTTATGGGTCAGGGCGGAAGCCAGTATGATTCATCCAGTAGGCGTATTGAACAGTATGCAAGTACAATGTATGTAAACAAGGATATTTCTGCAGATTATCTTAACAGAATCAAAAATGTTCTTTCATCTTATGCTTATGGACATTTTGTTATTAAGGATCCTCAAGGAAACTATGGTATTGCATTTGCAGACAGGGTTGTGACTGGTAAGCTTAATATAGGTCAATACATGACCATTCCAAATGAAATTGAATATTTTGACAAGGGAGATTATAAGAAATATTCAAATAATCCTGTTGATGCAATAATTATGGTCTGTTCCTATGATGATTCTGGTTTAAACAGAAGAAACCTTTATACCTATGACTATAAGGCACATGACACTGAAAATGGAGTATTTTACGGTATTGACATGTTTGTGACAAATGATAATGGGCATAATGTAGGTTTACGTACAGAAAAAATCGTTACTCATTTTTATTATGAAGGAACATATTATCCTGCATCTGTAGTTCCTCAAAATCCGGACAAATTATATTTTGGAACAAAAATTTTTGATAACCAATACCTGGGAAATGTTATTGATATAGACAGCAGTAATTTGGCTACAGTAGGATATGAAAAGGAATTGCATTATACAGTTAATCATTTGGTTGCTGAAAGGACAATTGCTTTTGAATTAGGTGAAAATATTGATTTTGTGTCTGCTAATCCTACTGTAGGTAAATATTCATATGATTCCCAAAATCATATGTTATACTGGATAGTGCCTGCTACCAAGCAGGCGAGGGAAATTACATTTAAAGTAATGCCTAAAGTTACTGGAAACTACAATATTCACTCTTATGTAATAAGCATGGATGAAGACAACGATTTTGCTTTTAATGCTATTGAACCTTGTGCTTATCTTAATGCAAATGATGTGGAAAAATATGTGGGAGGACCTCAGAATTTGAATATTTATCTGACTGATGAATACTGCAACCCGTTAACAGGTGAGAAGGTTTCAATTTCTATAAACGGACAAAATTATTCTCGTAAAATAACAAATAATGGATATGTGTCTCTTGCAATTAATTTGGATGCCGGTGAATATGATGCTAAAGTCTCCTATGATGGAGGTGTTCGTAAAAATCAAACAAATGTGAAAGTTAAGGTTAAAACAACTTTATCCGGTAATGATATTGTAAAATATTATAAGAATGATACTCAATTTTATGCATCATTTTTGGATAATGAAGGTAATCCCTTAAAAAATTCAGATGTTCAATTTAATATCAATGGTATATTTTATATACGCAAAACAAATGAAAATGGGATGGCTAAATTAAATATTAATCTGAATCCAAATAATTATATAATCACTTCCATTAACCTAGCTACCGGTGAGAGATTTGCCAATACAATTACAGTTAAACCAGTTATCATTGAAAATAAGGATTTGAAGATGTATTATAAGGATGGAAGTCAATTCACAGTCAAAGTGCTTGATGGTTATGGTAATCCTTTAGCCGGTGCAAAGGTAACATTCAATATCAATGGTGTATTTTATGAAAGAACAACTAATGAAAATGCTACTGCTAAGTTGAATATTAATTTGGCTCCTGGAAATTATATCATTACTTCTACATATAATGGGGGAAGTGTGTCTAATAGTATTGTTGTACAGGAAAGACTTGTTTCAAGTGATTTGACAATGAAATATGATGATGGAAGTGCATTTAAGGTCACAGTTTTGGATAAAGAGGGAAATCCTTCATCTGAAGGTGGTGTAGTTGTATTTAACATCAATGGAATATTTTACAATCGTACAATTGGAACAGATGGTATTGCAAAACTAAATATTAATTTACTTTCCGGAAAATACATAATAACTTCATACTGGAATGGTTATGCTAAATCAAATACTATCACAATTAAAGATTAA
- a CDS encoding Ig-like domain-containing protein — protein MDNDKIIIILLSIIVVMIVIGFFAFNPFKQECNISVVSADSLTVGDQFAIYVSDSNSNPVANVQVSVSFVGSNGAVSTKQVTTDASGNAAVSLSDLPAGAYNVTCNVLENNNYRESSVSKQIAVNEVQTQVSQPTGISDDGYSYYPQSGPAVDSRGITREYAIAHNMHYISQSIDGMDAGVYVRYDSKAGSYHT, from the coding sequence ATGGATAACGATAAAATAATTATTATATTGCTTTCAATCATTGTTGTCATGATTGTAATCGGATTTTTCGCATTCAATCCTTTTAAACAGGAGTGCAATATTTCTGTTGTCAGTGCGGATTCGCTGACTGTCGGCGATCAGTTTGCAATATATGTAAGTGATTCCAATTCAAATCCTGTAGCTAATGTGCAGGTATCCGTTTCATTTGTCGGTTCAAATGGTGCAGTTTCAACAAAACAGGTAACGACAGATGCATCAGGTAATGCTGCAGTTAGTCTAAGTGATTTGCCTGCAGGAGCATATAATGTAACATGCAATGTTTTGGAAAATAACAATTACCGTGAAAGTTCAGTTTCAAAACAGATTGCAGTTAATGAAGTTCAAACTCAAGTTTCACAGCCAACAGGCATAAGTGATGACGGATATTCATATTATCCTCAGTCAGGGCCTGCTGTTGACAGTAGGGGTATAACCAGAGAATATGCTATAGCTCATAATATGCATTATATTTCACAAAGTATTGATGGTATGGATGCGGGAGTTTATGTTCGATATGATTCAAAGGCAGGTTCGTATCATACATAA
- the npdG gene encoding NADPH-dependent F420 reductase: protein MIVSIIGGTGPQGLGIGERLAIEGVDVIIGSRKEEKALEVVAQAKEDLKDYDLSTMKGMANEDAAREGDILIITVPLAAQKPTIEGIKEFCKDKIVMDATVPLETAIGGKPFRFIDLMEGSAAERTASILEGTGAKVICAFCNISNSHLANIPEEIDCDCLIAGDDNDAKATAAEIIDKIPGVKTIDCGILEKARVIEKITPLLIGLNIKYKSHYGGLRITGINFD, encoded by the coding sequence ATGATAGTTAGTATTATCGGCGGAACTGGACCTCAAGGACTTGGAATCGGTGAAAGATTGGCAATTGAAGGTGTTGATGTTATAATCGGTTCTAGAAAAGAAGAAAAAGCTTTAGAAGTTGTTGCTCAAGCAAAAGAAGACTTAAAAGACTATGATTTATCAACAATGAAAGGCATGGCAAATGAAGATGCTGCTCGTGAAGGTGATATATTAATTATCACAGTACCTTTGGCTGCTCAAAAACCAACAATCGAAGGAATCAAGGAATTCTGTAAGGATAAAATTGTCATGGATGCAACTGTACCTTTAGAAACTGCAATCGGCGGAAAACCATTCAGGTTCATTGACCTCATGGAAGGATCAGCTGCTGAAAGAACTGCTTCAATTCTTGAAGGGACTGGTGCAAAAGTAATCTGTGCTTTCTGTAACATTTCAAACTCACATTTAGCTAATATTCCAGAAGAAATTGACTGTGACTGTTTGATTGCAGGTGATGATAATGATGCAAAAGCAACTGCAGCAGAAATCATTGACAAAATTCCTGGAGTCAAAACCATTGACTGCGGTATTTTGGAAAAAGCAAGAGTTATTGAAAAAATCACTCCATTATTAATTGGATTAAACATAAAATACAAATCCCATTATGGTGGATTAAGGATTACTGGAATTAACTTTGACTAA
- a CDS encoding DUF2284 domain-containing protein produces the protein MKGISKLTADVDVAEFVEKYVDVERFQGLCKDCEDYGKNWSCPPFEFEVMDVWNSFNKLKIIAFKIDFDEDELVREYDDRELDFILKRVERMKIKLMNEIYMLEDENSYGLFLGKCNLCMKCTREFGMQCKMPFKMRYSIESLGGNVDQCIEDIFDFKILYAENNHLPEYIIFVGGLLYEKNNLE, from the coding sequence ATGAAGGGAATTAGTAAACTAACTGCTGATGTTGATGTTGCTGAGTTTGTTGAAAAGTATGTTGATGTTGAAAGGTTTCAAGGACTTTGCAAAGACTGTGAAGATTATGGAAAAAACTGGAGTTGTCCTCCATTTGAATTTGAAGTGATGGATGTTTGGAATTCTTTCAATAAATTAAAAATCATTGCTTTTAAAATAGATTTTGATGAAGATGAACTTGTCAGGGAATATGATGACAGGGAACTTGATTTCATCTTAAAAAGAGTGGAAAGGATGAAAATCAAGTTAATGAATGAAATCTACATGTTGGAAGATGAGAATTCCTATGGTCTATTTTTGGGAAAATGTAATCTGTGTATGAAATGTACTCGTGAATTTGGAATGCAATGTAAAATGCCATTTAAAATGAGATATTCAATTGAATCTCTTGGTGGTAATGTAGATCAATGTATTGAAGACATTTTTGATTTTAAAATTCTTTATGCTGAAAACAACCACTTACCTGAATATATTATATTCGTTGGTGGGTTATTGTATGAAAAAAATAATTTAGAATAA